Proteins from a genomic interval of Gadus morhua chromosome 19, gadMor3.0, whole genome shotgun sequence:
- the LOC115531932 gene encoding ubiquitin-conjugating enzyme E2 L3 — MAASKRLQRELEEILNSDAKNAQNVQVDDTNILNWQWLIVPENPPYDKGAFRIDILFPVEYPFKPPKITFKTKIYHPNIDEKGQVCLPIITSENWKPATKTHQVIQSLTDLVNNPQPEHPLRADLAEEYVKDRKKFLKNADEFTRKHGEKRPIY; from the exons ATGGCGGCGAGCAAGAGGCTACAAAGG GAACTTGAGGAAATACTCAACTCTGATGCCAAAAACGCCCAGAACGTTCAAGTGGATGACACGAATATTTTGAACTGGCAATGGCTCATCGTCCCT GAAAACCCTCCGTACGACAAGGGCGCTTTTCGTATCGACATCCTCTTCCCTGTGGAGTATCCGTTCAAGCCGCCGAAGATTACGTTCAAGACCAAGATCTACCACCCCAACATCGACGAAAAGGGCCAAGTGTGCCTTCCCATCATCACCTCAGAGAACTGGAAACCGGCCACTAAGACCCACCAAG TGATCCAGTCCCTCACAGACCTGGTGAACAACCCCCAGCCGGAGCACCCCCTCCGAGCTGACCTGGCGGAGGAATACGTGAAGGACCGGAAGAAGTTCCTGAAGAACGCTGACGAGTTCACGAGGAAACACGGGGAGAAGCGGCCGATATACTAG